In Candidatus Omnitrophota bacterium, the following are encoded in one genomic region:
- a CDS encoding response regulator, translated as MARKISVKTVLICDDSPETRMVLKSVLTNDGFAVLEAENGLVGQALAEAHIPDLIIMDVVMPGQDGITTIGKLAGIKETAGIPIIIMTGKTAITKLMGEGSSQVKAIFEKPFFMKDLRAKIAEIFSD; from the coding sequence ATGGCAAGAAAAATATCGGTAAAAACCGTTCTCATCTGTGATGATTCTCCCGAAACCCGCATGGTGCTCAAGAGTGTGCTCACAAATGACGGTTTCGCGGTGCTCGAGGCCGAAAACGGCCTTGTGGGCCAGGCACTCGCCGAAGCCCATATCCCCGACCTGATAATAATGGATGTGGTCATGCCCGGACAGGACGGCATAACAACCATCGGCAAACTCGCCGGAATTAAGGAAACAGCCGGAATCCCCATCATAATAATGACAGGCAAAACCGCCATAACGAAACTCATGGGCGAGGGCTCATCGCAGGTGAAGGCTATTTTTGAAAAACCCTTTTTCATGAAAGACCTGCGCGCGAAAATAGCCGAAATATTCAGTGACTGA
- a CDS encoding glucose-6-phosphate isomerase (catalyzes the formation of D-fructose 6-phosphate from D-glucose 6-phosphate), which yields MKASKKSFSKRISVDYAPAMRDSIGAQGLGGAELRKIAPSVRAAVKKLNARRKSGEVGFAELPRDSKNASAIIKYADKLKGKCGCFVVLGIGGSALGPRALIDALAPSFYNLRDAAGRGGRPRIVIADNISPEFVRSVFEIAPLSNTVFNVITKSGTTSETLSVFAAALEGLKKKTGRSWKKHVVITTDPEKGFLREFAREHGIESFSIPSNVGGRFSGLSSVGLLPAAVAGIDIKKLLKGASDAEKICFQEDLLSNPAALYAAVHYLFYKKGRRINVFMPYEEKLATVSDWFAQLWAESLGKKKDLKGKDVFVGPTPVKAKGVTDQHSQLQLYTEGPQDKVVTLLSVEDIDSFKVPKMGDFIFGGRDIAELFKAEEAGTALSLTEARRPVVVIKMPKVSAEYVGQLIMMLEAATAIYGEMLGINTFDQPGVEYGKVIAKKILAGAGKVPGNRGNKYRV from the coding sequence ATGAAAGCGTCAAAAAAGTCTTTTTCAAAAAGAATAAGCGTTGATTACGCTCCCGCGATGAGGGATTCCATAGGCGCGCAGGGCCTCGGCGGGGCCGAATTGAGAAAAATAGCCCCGTCTGTGCGGGCCGCCGTGAAAAAACTGAACGCCCGGCGGAAATCCGGCGAGGTCGGTTTTGCCGAATTGCCGCGGGATTCCAAAAACGCCTCGGCTATAATCAAATACGCCGATAAGCTCAAAGGTAAATGCGGCTGTTTCGTTGTTCTGGGCATAGGCGGAAGCGCCCTCGGACCCCGCGCCCTGATAGACGCTCTCGCCCCGTCTTTTTACAATCTGAGAGACGCCGCCGGACGCGGCGGCAGGCCCCGGATAGTCATAGCCGACAACATATCACCTGAATTTGTGAGATCAGTTTTTGAGATCGCTCCTCTTTCAAACACGGTTTTCAATGTTATAACGAAATCAGGCACCACGAGCGAGACCCTTTCGGTTTTCGCCGCGGCGCTCGAAGGCCTTAAAAAGAAAACCGGCAGATCATGGAAAAAGCATGTGGTGATAACGACGGATCCCGAGAAGGGTTTCCTGCGCGAATTCGCGCGGGAACACGGCATTGAATCTTTTTCCATCCCCTCCAATGTGGGCGGGCGTTTCAGCGGCCTGTCTTCGGTGGGCCTGCTTCCGGCCGCTGTGGCCGGGATAGATATCAAAAAACTTTTGAAAGGCGCTTCCGACGCTGAAAAAATATGTTTTCAGGAAGACCTCCTGTCAAATCCCGCCGCTCTTTACGCGGCCGTGCATTATCTTTTCTATAAAAAGGGCCGGCGCATAAATGTTTTTATGCCTTACGAGGAAAAGCTCGCCACGGTGAGCGACTGGTTCGCACAGCTGTGGGCGGAATCCCTGGGAAAGAAAAAAGACCTGAAGGGCAAAGATGTTTTCGTGGGGCCCACGCCGGTGAAAGCCAAAGGCGTCACCGATCAGCATTCCCAGCTGCAGCTCTACACCGAAGGCCCGCAGGACAAAGTCGTCACGCTCCTGTCGGTGGAAGATATAGATTCCTTTAAAGTCCCGAAGATGGGAGATTTCATCTTCGGCGGGCGGGACATCGCGGAACTCTTCAAGGCCGAGGAAGCGGGCACGGCTCTTTCTCTCACCGAGGCGAGACGGCCGGTCGTGGTAATAAAAATGCCGAAGGTGTCAGCCGAATATGTGGGACAGCTCATAATGATGCTTGAGGCGGCCACCGCGATATACGGCGAGATGCTGGGGATCAAC
- a CDS encoding DNA-binding protein: MKQIKIKIEEGEKLVASLERRLAEKGVKEAVIVSCVGALMDFELVTIHQDSDKIPPDHYQKHFDLKAELLGNGSVSGGVVHLHVVCGLDGGKALAGHLVEATVTYFAQITLLTEV, from the coding sequence ATGAAACAAATAAAAATAAAAATCGAAGAAGGCGAAAAGCTTGTCGCTTCCCTTGAGAGGCGGCTCGCTGAAAAGGGCGTAAAGGAAGCCGTTATCGTTTCCTGTGTGGGAGCTCTTATGGATTTTGAGCTCGTCACCATTCATCAGGATTCGGATAAGATCCCGCCGGATCATTATCAAAAACACTTTGATCTGAAAGCCGAGCTCCTGGGTAACGGGAGCGTCAGCGGCGGAGTCGTCCATCTGCATGTGGTTTGCGGCCTTGACGGCGGCAAGGCCCTCGCGGGGCATCTGGTTGAAGCAACGGTGACTTATTTCGCCCAGATAACATTATTAACGGAGGTGTGA